A region from the Paenibacillus humicola genome encodes:
- the iolG gene encoding inositol 2-dehydrogenase — translation MHKLGVGIIGAGRIGRLHAENLKRLGGAEIAAISDPFVEQTREWAEAGGYGRVTADYRELLADPAVEAVLICSPTDTHVEIIEEAVRARKPIFCEKPVSLSVAETARIRRLLLDTGVKFQLGFNRRFDHNMSRIRELLGEGRAGSLHMLKITSRDPAPPPAAYIKSSGGLFADMAIHDFDLARFMTGSEVEEVYVQGTVLVDPVFAECGDIDTAITTLKFRSGALGVVINSRQAHYYDQRVEAFGSEGTISIRNDTPSTAEIVTQDGARRDQPLYFFLERYKEAYVRELEAFVRAVTDGTPVPVDANDGFQAELIAYAAGISLREKRPVRLEEAAAAAGV, via the coding sequence ATGCACAAACTGGGAGTGGGCATCATCGGCGCCGGGCGGATCGGCAGGCTTCACGCCGAGAACCTGAAGCGGCTTGGCGGCGCGGAAATCGCGGCGATCTCCGACCCGTTCGTCGAACAGACCCGTGAGTGGGCGGAAGCCGGCGGGTACGGCAGGGTAACGGCGGATTACAGGGAGCTGCTCGCCGATCCGGCCGTCGAAGCCGTCCTGATCTGTTCGCCGACGGATACCCATGTCGAAATCATCGAGGAAGCCGTGCGCGCGAGGAAGCCGATTTTCTGCGAGAAGCCGGTCAGCCTGAGCGTTGCCGAGACGGCACGCATCCGCCGCCTGCTGCTGGATACCGGGGTCAAATTTCAGCTCGGCTTCAACCGCCGGTTCGACCACAATATGAGCCGGATCCGCGAGCTGCTCGGGGAAGGACGGGCGGGGTCCCTGCATATGCTGAAAATCACCTCGCGCGATCCGGCGCCGCCGCCGGCCGCCTACATCAAGAGCTCCGGCGGCCTGTTCGCGGACATGGCGATTCACGATTTCGACCTGGCCCGGTTTATGACCGGAAGCGAAGTCGAGGAGGTTTACGTCCAGGGGACGGTTCTGGTCGATCCCGTGTTCGCCGAATGCGGCGATATCGACACGGCGATTACGACGCTGAAATTCAGGAGCGGCGCGCTCGGCGTCGTGATCAACAGCCGGCAGGCCCATTATTACGACCAGCGCGTCGAGGCGTTCGGCTCCGAAGGGACGATTTCGATCCGGAACGATACGCCCAGCACGGCGGAGATTGTCACGCAGGACGGGGCGCGCCGCGACCAGCCGCTTTATTTCTTCCTGGAGCGTTATAAGGAAGCGTACGTGCGGGAGCTCGAAGCGTTCGTGCGTGCGGTGACTGACGGCACGCCCGTGCCGGTCGATGCGAACGACGGCTTCCAGGCCGAGCTGATCGCGTACGCGGCGGGCATCTCGCTGCGGGAGAAACGCCCGGTCCGGCTGGAGGAAGCCGCTGCCGCTGCCGGCGTCTGA